A single window of Nomascus leucogenys isolate Asia chromosome 18, Asia_NLE_v1, whole genome shotgun sequence DNA harbors:
- the SHLD3 gene encoding shieldin complex subunit 3: MTTEVILHYRPYESDPTQLPKIAEKAIQDFPTRPLSRFIPWFPYDGSKLPLRPKRSPPVISGEAAEDVKQYLTISEHDAKSHSYDCTVDLLEFQPCLKKQHLTWSHTLKEQTNSGNLGKQSEKGKQHKRRSWSISLPSNNCTKKVSPLSKKLQDSLKALNLHSFYRARWTIEHTICNSQTLEDIWTKLNHIIRHNELPSCNATIQRHLGQIWVFCDIMYCEYVGSLLKGRLALTGKINLFVHKYGVIFSM, from the coding sequence ATGACTACAGAAGTAATATTACATTATCGACCATATGAGAGTGATCCCACACAACTGCCAAAAATTGCAGAAAAAGCAATTCAAGACTTTCCTACTCGTCCGCTATCAAGATTTATACCTTGGTTTCCATATGATGGGTCCAAGCTTCCACTCAGACCTAAAAGATCACCACCTGTGATTTCTGGAGAGGCAGCTGAAGATGTGAAACAGTACTTAACCATTTCAGAACATGATGCTAAGTCACACAGTTATGATTGCACAGTAGATCTATTGGAGTTTCAACCTTGCTTGAAAAAGCAGCATTTAACCTGGTCACACACACTGAAGGAACAGACTAATTCTGGAAATCTTGGTAAACAATCAGAAAAGGGAAAACAGCACAAGAGGAGATCTTGGAGTATTTCCCTTCCCAGCAATAATTGTACTAAAAAGGTTTCTCCTTTGTCTAAAAAATTGCAAGATAGTTTAAAGGCACTAAATTTACACTCATTTTATAGAGCAAGATGGACAATAGAACACACTATTTGTAACAGCCAAACTCTGGAAGACATTTGGACAAAACTCAATCACATTATTAGGCACAATGAACTTCCATCTTGTAATGCTACAATTCAGAGGCATTTAGGCCAAATATGGGTGTTCTGTGATATTATGTATTGTGAATATGTGGGAAGTCTTCTTAAAGGAAGATTAGCTCTTActggaaaaattaatttatttgtgcATAAATATGGTGTTATCTTTAGTATGTAA